The Impatiens glandulifera chromosome 3, dImpGla2.1, whole genome shotgun sequence genome contains a region encoding:
- the LOC124929433 gene encoding uncharacterized sugar kinase slr0537, whose translation MGIEIHHTDDHKSGGDEKKQLFSSLPPLVLGLQPSALIDHVAKVDSYLLSKIPGETGGSFPVEVEELEQILTEVNIHGLSSSSPNEQSLWKTMAGGSVANSIRGLSAGFGISTGIIGTCGDDELGKLFQSNMNSYGVNISRLRKQNEKTAQCVCLVDELGNRTMRPCLSNAAKIQADELSRDDFKGSRWLVIRYAIANLDIIHSAIRIAKQEGLFISLDLASFEMVRKFREPLLELLESRNIDLCFANEDEAMELLRGEENSNPEAALEFLSKYCKWAVVTLGANGCTAKNGKEIVKVPAIGETIAKDATGAGDLFACGFLYGMVKGLSMEECCRIGTCSGAAVIRSLGGEVTTENWQWMHKQLETEGLNLSSNNNNSI comes from the exons ATGGGTATAGAAATCCACCATACCGACGACCACAAGTCCGGTGGGGATGAGAAAAAACAACTTTTCTCATCACTTCCTCCTCTAGTTCTCGGTCTTCAACCCTCTGCCCTCATTGATCATGTCGCCAAAGTCGATTCCTATCTTCTCTCCAAAATTCCCGGCGAAACTGGTGGTTCTTTCCCG GTTGAAGTTGAAGAGCTTGAGCAGATATTAACAGAAGTTAACATTCATGGGTTATCATCCTCCTCTCCAAATGAACAATCTTTATGGAAGACAATGGCTGGGGGAAGTGTTGCAAATTCTATTAGAGGTTTATCTGCTGGATTTGGAATCTCAACAGGTATAATTGGGACTTGTGGGGATGATGAATTGGGTAAACTTTTTCAAAGTAATATGAATTCTTATGGAGTAAACATATCGAGATTGAGaaaacaaaatgagaaaactGCTCAGTGTGTTTGTTTGGTGGATGAATTGGGCAATCGCACAATGAGACCTTGTCTTTCAAATGCTGCTAAGATTCAG GCTGATGAACTATCAAGAGATGATTTTAAAGGCTCTAgg TGGTTGGTAATCAGATATGCAATAGCAAATTTGGACATTATTCATTCAGCTATTAGAATTGCTAAACAAGAGGGTCTTTTTATTTCTCTTGATTTGGCCAGTTTTGAG ATGGTTCGAAAATTTAGAGAACCTCTTCTAGAGTTATTAGAATCGAGGAACATTGATCTATGTTTTGCCAATGAGGATGAAGCTATGGAGCTCCTAAG GGGTGAAGAAAATTCAAATCCGGAAGCTGCCCTCGagtttttgtcaaaatattGCAAGTGGGCTGTGGTTACGCTAGGGGCCAATGGATGCACTGCTAAAAATGGAAAAGAG ATTGTTAAGGTTCCTGCAATTGGAGAAACAATAGCTAAAGATGCAACTGGAGCTGGAGACTTGTTTGCTTGTGGGTTCTTATATGGAATGGTGAAGGGTTTGTCTATGGAGGAATGTTGTCGTATTGGGACATGTAGTGGTGCTGCAGTTATTCGTTCTTTAGGAGGAGAAGTCACGACTGAGAATTGGCAGTGGATGCATAAACAATTGGAAACCGAAGGCTTGAATTTAtcgagtaataataataatagcattTGA
- the LOC124931891 gene encoding glucose-1-phosphate adenylyltransferase large subunit, chloroplastic/amyloplastic-like gives MFDRPMVDPKNIASIILGGGAGTRLFPLTGRRAKPAVPIGGCYRLIDVPMSNCINSGIKKIFILTQFNSFSLNRHIARTYNFGNGLNFGDGFVEVLAATQTPGEAGKKWFQGTADAVRQFVWVFEDAKNKNVEHIVILSGDHLYRMNYLEFVQKHVDTNADITVSCVPMDDSRASDYGLMKIDETGRIIQFAEKPKGPALKDMKVDTSILGLSEEDADRYPYIASMGVYVFKTEVLLKLLRWSYPSSNDFGSEIIPSAVEHHNVQAYLFNDYWEDIGTIKSFFDANLALTEHPPKFDFSDPKTPFFTSPRYLPPTKMEKCKIVDAIISHGCFLHECYIEHSVIGVRSRLDSGVELKDTMMLGADYYQTEPEIASLLADGKVAIGVGRNTKIRNCIIDKNAKIGKNVIIANNDGVEEAARPEEGFYIRSGLTVILKNATIKDGTII, from the exons ATGTTTGATCGTCCGATGGTAGATCCGAAGAATATTGCTTCGATCATTTTAGGTGGAGGTGCTGGTACACGACTCTTTCCTCTTACCGGAAGAAGGGCAAAACCAGCT GTTCCAATTGGGGGATGTTATAGACTAATTGATGTACCCATGAGTAATTGCATCAATAGTGGGATTAAAAAGATTTTCATCTTGACTCAATTCAATTCCTTTTCCCTTAACCGTCACATTGCTCGAACTTACAACTTCGGAAATGGTTTGAATTTTGGCGACGGTTTTGTCGAG GTTCTTGCAGCTACTCAAACTCCAGGAGAAGCAGGAAAGAAGTGGTTTCAAGGAACAGCAGATGCTGTTAGACAatttgtttgggtatttgag GACGCGAAGAACAAAAATGTCGAACACATTGTGATTTTGTCGGGTGATCATCTATATAGGATGAATTATTTGGAATTTGTGCAG AAGCATGTTGATACTAATGCTGATATTACAGTTTCTTGTGTTCCTATGGATGATAG TCGAGCATCGGATTACGGGTTGATGAAAATCGACGAAACAGGTCGGATAATTCAATTTGCTGAAAAGCCAAAGGGTCCTGCACTTAAAGATATG AAAGTGGACACTTCTATTCTCGGGTTATCGGAAGAAGATGCGGATCGATATCCCTACATTGCATCAATGGGTGTTTATGTATTCAAAACTGAAGTCTTGTTAAAGCTTTTAAGGTGGAGTTATCCTTCATCTAATGACTTTGGATCTGAAATTATTCCTTCTGCTGTGGAACATCATAATGTTCAA GCTTATTTGTTCAATGACTATTGGGAGGATATTGGGACGATAAAATCCTTCTTCGATGCCAACTTGGCCTTAACAGAACAT CCGCCAAAATTTGACTTTAGCGATCCAAAGACGCCTTTTTTCACTTCTCCAAGGTACTTGCCACCTACCAAAATGGAAAAATGCAAG ATTGTTGATGCGATAATTTCACACGGGTGTTTTTTGCACGAATGTTATATCGAACACTCGGTTATAGGTGTTCGCTCAAGGTTAGACAGTGGTGTTGAGCTCAAG GATACGATGATGTTGGGTGCTGATTACTACCAAACCGAACCGGAAATTGCATCATTATTAGCAGATGGAAAGGTTGCCATTGGTGTCGGCCGAAATACAAAAATAAG AAATTGCATCATTGACAAGAATGCCAAGATTGGAAAAAATGTGATAATTGCAAATAATGAT GGTGTTGAAGAAGCTGCTAGGCCAGAAGAAGGATTCTACATTAGGTCTGGGCTCACTGTCATCTTGAAGAATGCTACAATAAAGGATGGGACCATCATATAA